One Euphorbia lathyris chromosome 1, ddEupLath1.1, whole genome shotgun sequence DNA segment encodes these proteins:
- the LOC136229924 gene encoding RAF-like serine/threonine-protein kinase PRAF produces the protein MVNSTTQTIKFLCSYSGKIIPRPLDGKLRYVGGFTRVLAVDRSISFTELMVKLVEFCGFSVVLRCQLPNGDMETLISIKSEEELVFIIEEYDRRSPDSKIRAVLSTPKSLKSISPPQSINFSPTKFKSNHNAVDYGRYRSNSPPVGYPVDFYGNYSRSRCFPSQEREWCCRDPRCYKNFH, from the exons ATGGTGAACTCAACAACTCAGACTATCAAGTTTCTCTGCAGTTACAGTGGTAAGATCATTCCTCGACCTCTTGACGGAAAACTCCGTTATGTCGGTGGTTTTACCAGAGTTCTCGCCGTCGATCGCTCTATTTCCTTTACAg AGCTGATGGTCAAGCTCGTAGAATTTTGTGGATTCTCCGTCGTGTTGAGATGCCAGTTACCTAATGGAGATATGGAGACTTTGATTTCTATCAAATCAGAAGAGGAATTGGTTTTTATTATTGAAGAATACGATCGGCGTTCTCCTGATTCGAAGATTAGAGCTGTTCTTTCCACTCCAAAGTCGCTCAAATCAATATCTCCTCCTCAATCTATCAATTTTTCTCCAACTAAATTCAAATCGAATCATAATGCCGTTGATTATGGACGATATCGGAGCAATTCGCCGCCGGTTGGCTATCCCGTCGACTTTTATGGAAATTACAGCAGGAGCCGTTGCTTTCCATCTCAGGAACGAGAATGGTGTTGTCGTGACCCTCGGTGCTACAAGAACTTTCATTGA